DNA sequence from the Acidimicrobiales bacterium genome:
GGAGCGTCCCCCACGCTGCGCCGGAGCCGCACGGCGCCGATGAAGCTCTCCACGGCCCCGGCGGTCGTGTAGCGGCACGAAAAGCCGGTCTTGTCGATCCGGGTGGTGTCGACGCCCCGGCCGTAGCGCAGCAGGCCCTCCAGCTCGGGCGGGAATTCGATGAGCCCGAGGCGGATCAGGGGGGCGGCCGCGGTGTGCGTCCCCACGGGCGGGATGGGCAGGAGGCGGGTGCCGCAGATGGACGCCACCTCGCTCCACGGCAGCTTGCCCGCCCCCGCCACGTTGTAGAGGCCCGGGACCCGGTGCCGGGTCACGTGTTCCAGGCACCGGGTGACGTCGTCCTCCTCGATGAACTGCACGAGGGGGTCGTAGCCGGCCACCGCCGGGCACAGCGGTCGCGACAGGTTGGTGCTGATCGGCGTCACGATGTCGGTGCCGAGCACGTTGGCGAAGCGCAGGACCGACACCACCGTGGCCGGGTTGTCCTCGGCGAAGTCCCGCACGAAGCCCTCCACCTCGAGCAGGGAGCGTTCCACCCGCGTGCGCGCCGGCGACGTGCGCGGCACCTCCTCGCGGAACCACGCCGGGTCGGTGGGGGCCGACCCGTAGACCAAGGTGGACGACTTCACCACCACCTGGCGCACCGGGGACCCGGACTGCCCCGCGGCGGCCAGGAGGTTCATGGTGCCGATCACGTTGATCTCGTGCAGGGCGCGGCCCGGCACGCGCGTCGAGTCGACCACGAGGAAGGTGTGGACGATGGTGTCCACCTGCGTCGCCCGGACGATGCGCGACAGGATCGAATAGGTCTGGTCGGCCCGGACGAACTCGGCCCGCTCGAGCGGCACCGACGGCTCGCGCGTCCCCATGCCCAGGATCATCTCGACTTCGGGGTCAGACTCCAGGGCCT
Encoded proteins:
- a CDS encoding NAD-dependent epimerase/dehydratase family protein, with translation MGRRVLITGLDSFWGGRMAQALESDPEVEMILGMGTREPSVPLERAEFVRADQTYSILSRIVRATQVDTIVHTFLVVDSTRVPGRALHEINVIGTMNLLAAAGQSGSPVRQVVVKSSTLVYGSAPTDPAWFREEVPRTSPARTRVERSLLEVEGFVRDFAEDNPATVVSVLRFANVLGTDIVTPISTNLSRPLCPAVAGYDPLVQFIEEDDVTRCLEHVTRHRVPGLYNVAGAGKLPWSEVASICGTRLLPIPPVGTHTAAAPLIRLGLIEFPPELEGLLRYGRGVDTTRIDKTGFSCRYTTAGAVESFIGAVRLRRSVGDAPPSYTYSQDIEQFFRHSPAVVHSTGES